A window from Polyangium spumosum encodes these proteins:
- a CDS encoding DUF4340 domain-containing protein, translating into MSLAKTTKKHATTIVLCALAIGAGAYVFVVDRGSVTTEEAEQRKKNVLLAWRPDEITELTFEQGGSSAKLTRTPPDALGQRFWEVTIGGERFPAEAQIVDQLLGTLEFATHERILAPDSVDHAALGLDAPRARIVVVTPGRSSTLAIGGPAPTPAGAAVVEVHEGDRASFQVITKELVTALVIDPSSLRSKDLLPYPTSDVTRFEIENPSGKYHLARGPNGDALKLDGPAKEAGRRASRAATDELLDTLSRLRAEAFLSDEAARRASTPAATLTLIPKDEAKPKGTLVLGGACPDKPDLVVALQTAPARAAACVSKGFLDALSRPESAFVDHAAFFATIDEVHEITLTAGDRRIDLARKGTGFHQRAPEDREIEGDTGRVFLESILALRASDFLTTGDRASLGLDPPQGKVRVVSVLPSRSPDGGDDDRVEELLVGKPQGEIVPVLRSYDGAVLALPADRARALFPSKITLRSPTVIDAPETSLRALRITEGDRVQQLERTAEGSFALEEPRGKNLAADLGFGTELATALLPLRVERFVAERDDGSFGLASPRLVIEADLSAGGDAGARTVRLLIGAPTTGGSFARLDGDDAVFVIDPKIESAAGKWLLDRSIFTFDVAEIVKVTVTPSDRRKPPLVLERAGDTLRIQGDAAATTKAAAIRDALADLVPEAAVSVGPPRKEEGLDPPAVVITIERRGHDPDAPATVDPERTLRISLGAGDAYRGTNVTYARRDGVGATYAIAQAKTRIFLDAAR; encoded by the coding sequence ATGAGCCTCGCGAAGACCACGAAAAAACACGCGACCACGATCGTCCTCTGCGCCCTGGCGATCGGGGCGGGCGCGTATGTGTTCGTCGTGGATCGGGGCTCGGTCACGACCGAGGAGGCCGAGCAACGTAAAAAAAACGTGCTGCTCGCCTGGAGGCCGGACGAGATCACGGAGCTCACGTTCGAGCAGGGTGGCTCGTCCGCGAAGCTCACGCGCACGCCGCCCGACGCGCTCGGGCAACGTTTTTGGGAGGTCACGATCGGGGGCGAGCGGTTCCCCGCGGAGGCGCAGATCGTCGATCAGCTCCTCGGCACGCTCGAGTTCGCCACGCACGAGCGGATCCTCGCGCCGGACAGCGTGGATCACGCGGCGCTCGGCCTCGACGCGCCCCGCGCGCGCATCGTCGTGGTCACGCCGGGACGCTCCTCCACGCTCGCGATCGGCGGCCCTGCGCCGACACCGGCCGGCGCCGCGGTCGTCGAGGTCCACGAGGGGGATCGCGCCTCGTTCCAGGTGATCACGAAGGAGCTCGTCACGGCGCTCGTGATCGATCCGAGCTCGCTCCGATCGAAGGATCTCCTCCCCTACCCGACGTCCGACGTCACGCGCTTCGAGATCGAAAACCCGAGCGGCAAGTACCACCTCGCGCGCGGGCCGAACGGTGACGCCCTGAAGCTCGACGGCCCCGCGAAGGAGGCTGGCCGGCGCGCCTCCCGCGCCGCGACGGACGAGCTCCTCGATACGCTCTCGCGCCTGCGGGCCGAGGCCTTCCTCTCGGACGAAGCCGCGCGCCGCGCCTCCACGCCCGCCGCGACGCTCACGCTGATCCCCAAGGACGAGGCCAAACCCAAGGGCACCCTCGTCCTCGGCGGTGCGTGCCCAGACAAACCCGACCTCGTCGTCGCGTTGCAGACGGCCCCCGCCCGCGCCGCGGCCTGCGTCTCGAAGGGCTTCCTCGACGCGCTCTCCAGGCCCGAGAGCGCGTTCGTGGATCACGCCGCGTTCTTCGCGACGATCGACGAGGTCCACGAGATCACCCTCACCGCCGGCGATCGCCGCATCGATCTCGCGCGCAAGGGCACGGGCTTCCACCAGCGCGCCCCCGAGGATCGCGAGATCGAGGGCGACACTGGCCGCGTCTTCCTCGAGTCGATCCTCGCCCTCCGCGCGAGCGATTTCCTCACGACCGGCGATCGCGCCTCGCTCGGCCTCGACCCGCCGCAGGGCAAGGTCCGCGTCGTCTCGGTGCTCCCGTCGCGGAGCCCGGACGGCGGCGACGACGATCGCGTCGAGGAGCTCCTCGTCGGCAAACCCCAGGGCGAGATCGTCCCCGTCCTCCGGAGCTACGACGGCGCCGTGCTCGCGCTCCCCGCCGATCGAGCTCGCGCGCTCTTCCCGAGCAAGATCACCCTGCGCAGCCCGACCGTGATCGACGCGCCGGAGACGAGCCTACGCGCCCTGCGGATCACCGAAGGCGACCGCGTTCAGCAGCTCGAGCGCACGGCCGAGGGGAGCTTCGCGCTCGAAGAACCTCGCGGGAAGAACCTCGCGGCCGATCTCGGCTTCGGCACCGAGCTCGCCACTGCGCTCTTGCCCTTGCGCGTCGAGCGTTTTGTCGCCGAGCGCGACGACGGATCGTTTGGCCTCGCGAGCCCGCGCCTCGTCATCGAGGCCGATCTCTCCGCAGGCGGCGACGCCGGCGCGCGTACCGTGCGCCTGCTCATCGGCGCCCCCACGACGGGCGGCTCCTTCGCGCGCCTCGACGGCGACGACGCCGTCTTCGTCATCGACCCCAAGATCGAGTCCGCCGCGGGGAAATGGTTGCTCGATCGATCGATCTTCACCTTCGACGTGGCGGAGATCGTCAAGGTCACCGTCACTCCTTCCGATCGACGCAAGCCGCCCCTCGTCCTCGAGCGCGCGGGGGACACGCTGCGCATCCAGGGCGACGCCGCGGCCACCACGAAGGCCGCCGCGATCCGCGACGCGCTCGCCGACCTCGTCCCCGAAGCCGCCGTCAGCGTCGGCCCGCCCCGCAAGGAAGAGGGCCTCGACCCGCCCGCCGTCGTGATCACCATCGAACGCAGGGGCCACGATCCCGATGCCCCCGCCACCGTCGACCCCGAGCGCACCCTGCGCATCTCCCTCGGCGCCGGCGACGCGTACCGCGGGACGAACGTCACCTACGCCCGCCGCGACGGCGTCGGCGCCACCTACGCCATCGCGCAAGCCAAGACGCGAATCTTCCTGGACGCAGCGCGCTAA
- a CDS encoding S8 family serine peptidase yields MSTDPRSNLAGLAALQAETLGSPDVCVAVLDGPVDLAHPAFRGANVTALEMPVSSDEAADRTHGTHVTSLVFGQPGGPAKGIAPKAKGIVVPVHNFRPETSAPAGNPPDLAKGIRDAIAAGAHVVTMHGGALSPDMLDALAKALAKAAEKNVLVVVAAEGDGNEHFHVPTAASTVLAVAAEDAEGKLLDFGMWGPTYRDSGIVAPGEGLIGAAPGGGTVAQSGATFAAAMVAGIAALLLSVQIARGKQADPRAVRAALLQSAQPLSMAQSERGKGVLRGRLDVAAALKLV; encoded by the coding sequence ATGTCCACCGACCCGCGATCCAACCTGGCCGGCCTCGCCGCGCTTCAGGCTGAAACCCTCGGAAGCCCCGACGTCTGCGTCGCCGTCCTCGATGGCCCGGTCGATCTCGCGCACCCGGCCTTCCGCGGCGCGAACGTCACGGCCCTCGAGATGCCGGTGTCCAGCGACGAGGCGGCCGATCGCACGCACGGCACCCACGTCACGAGCCTCGTGTTCGGCCAGCCGGGCGGCCCCGCGAAGGGTATCGCTCCGAAGGCGAAGGGCATCGTCGTCCCCGTGCACAACTTCCGCCCGGAGACGAGCGCGCCCGCGGGCAACCCGCCGGATCTCGCGAAGGGCATCCGCGACGCGATCGCCGCCGGCGCGCACGTCGTCACCATGCACGGCGGCGCCCTCTCGCCCGACATGCTCGACGCGCTCGCCAAGGCGCTCGCCAAAGCGGCCGAGAAGAACGTGCTCGTCGTGGTCGCCGCCGAGGGTGACGGCAACGAGCACTTCCACGTGCCCACGGCCGCCTCCACCGTGCTCGCCGTCGCGGCCGAGGACGCCGAGGGCAAGCTGCTCGACTTCGGCATGTGGGGCCCGACCTACCGCGACAGCGGCATCGTCGCGCCGGGGGAAGGCCTCATTGGCGCGGCTCCGGGCGGTGGAACCGTCGCGCAGAGCGGCGCCACCTTCGCCGCCGCCATGGTCGCGGGCATCGCCGCGCTCCTGCTCAGCGTGCAGATCGCCCGCGGAAAGCAGGCAGATCCACGCGCCGTCCGCGCGGCCCTGCTCCAGAGCGCCCAGCC